A single Suricata suricatta isolate VVHF042 chromosome 2, meerkat_22Aug2017_6uvM2_HiC, whole genome shotgun sequence DNA region contains:
- the RALA gene encoding ras-related protein Ral-A isoform X2 translates to MGPPFDPSATPDLRCPRGSSALSKGSQTIGGDEFSRDQRFRYMRHGAVTETLQPGQKTDQTTFKNSARDKPHHITSSTLENPGHGRVASTLDSQGEATAPRKQDGGHCFPLLPREPPPGPQKRDKDVAAPTPRSGNLPATPGPPGGDSTSPGAGSRGWGRPKGRAARPRHAEGGRLLACTLLAIVLQLRPPTPSSPFADGSYSPASPAPLPSAPEVICGGCCRAARRRVDLWRAERPESSSSSSCRPGSAAARRTCPSAFRGGEPPRRPGPTSLRPNSAQSRLSEPAGRQTGLQCSSISQQDLTVNQLL, encoded by the coding sequence ATGGGGCCGCCGTTTGATCCCAGCGCCACACCAGACCTGCGGTGTCCACGGGGCTCAAGTGCCCTCAGCAAAGGATCGCAGACCATTGGCGGGGACGAGTTCTCCAGGGATCAGCGGTTTAGATATATGAGGCACGGCGCAGTTACCGAAACCCTCCAGCCAGGGCAGAAGACTGACCAAACCACCTTCAAGAATTCGGCCCGCGACAAGCCACATCACATCACCAGCTCCACTCTGGAAAACCCCGGCCACGGGAGAGTGGCCTCCACCCTTGACAGCCAGGGAGAAGCGACTGCCCCCCGGAAGCAAGATGGCGGCCACTGCTTTCCCCTTCTTCCCCGAGAACCCCCTCCCGGTCCCCAGAAGAGAGACAAGGACGTCGCGGCGCCGACGCCGAGATCCGGGAATCTCCCGGCCACTCCCGGGCCCCCGGGAGGCGACTCCACCTCGCCAGGCGCGGGGAGTCGGGGGTGGGGCCGTCCAAAGGGCCGCGCAGCCCGCCCTCGCCACGCAGAGGGTGGACGCCTGCTAGCCTGCACCCTCCTGGCCATTGTTCTCCAGCTCCGTCCCCCAACACCCTCCTCTCCGTTCGCCGACGGAAGTTACTCCCCAGCCAGCCCCGCCCCGCTTCCCAGCGCCCCGGAAGTGATCTGCGGCGGCTGCTGCAGAGCGGCCAGGAGGAGGGTGGATCTCTGGAGAGCGGAGCGCCCcgagtcctcctcctcctcctcctgccgccCAGGCTCCGCCGCCGCCCGTCGGACTTGTCCTTCTGCCTTTCGCGGCGGGGAGCCTCCCAGACGACCAGGGCCGACCTCACTCCGGCCGAACTCAGCTCAGTCGCGGCTTTCGGAGCCCGCTGGGCGGCAGACCGGCTTGCAGTGCAG